CATGAACTGCCGCAAGGCGGAGGCCCTGGGCATCAAGACGGTGCTCATAACCGACGAGTACGCCGGTAGGGACGGGGCCAGCCAGTCCCTGGCGGACGCCGCCAAGGAGGCGGATGCGGTGGTTACCGCCGGCAACGCCAACGCCATGATAGTGCTGCCTCCTATGGAGAGGATAATAGGGTTCCCCGAGTACGTTGACGTGATAGCCGGAGGCTTCTCCGGGTCCCTGCGGGAGGACGGATCCATAGAGGTGGAGCTCCAGGCCATAACCGGTGCCACCTGCGAGCTGGGTTTCGGGAGGCTTAGCGCCACCACCTACTAGCCCCAAGGGGATTAAGCGCCTTGTGGGTTGCTTTCAGTTTGCAAGCTTCTTTAGATGAAATGTAAAAACTCGAGAAGGGGAGGTGAGGACATGGGAAAGCTGGCCGGTAAGAAACTCATCCTTTTGGGTGAGCGTGACGGGGTGCCTGGGCCCGCCATGGAGGCGTGCCTTAAGGACTGCGGGGCCGAGATAGCCTTTGCGGTAACCGAGTGCTTCGTCTGAACCGCCGCTGGAGCCATGGACCTGCAGAATCAGCAGAGGGTTAAGGACATCGCCGAGAAGTTCGGGGCGGAGAACGTGGTTGTGATCTTGGGTTCCTCCGACGCGGAGGGGGCTGAGATCTACGCGGAGACCGTCACCGCCGGCGATCCTACCTACGCGGGTCCGTTGGCGGGAGTCTCGTTGGGACTTCCCGTATATCACATCTTTGATCCGGAGATAAAGGCAGAGGCTGACCCCGCCCAGTGGGAGGAGCAGGTCAGCATGATGGAGATGGTCCTCGATCCGGAGGCCCTATCCGAGGCGGTTAAGAAGATGAGGGATGCCCACAGCAAGCACACCCTCTAACCGGTGCTGGCAGGATAGGGAAAGGAGGGAGACGGAATGGCCTATAGGGTAGTTCACTATCTCAACCAGTTCTTCGCCGGTTTGGGCGGCGAGGAGAAGGCGGACACCAAGCCGCTCAAGAAGGACGGCCCAGTGGGGCCCGGTGCGGCCCTTAACGCCGCCTTTGCCGGTGAGGCAGAGGTGGTGGGCACCGTAGTATGCGGTGACGGTTACTTCGCGGAGCACATGGATCAGGCCACGGAGCAGGTGCTTGGGCTCATCTCGTCCTTCTCCCCCGACGCGGTGGTCTTAGGTCCCGCCTTCAACGCGGGACGTTACGGGACCGCCTGCGGCGCCGT
Above is a genomic segment from Thermanaerothrix sp. containing:
- the grdA gene encoding glycine/sarcosine/betaine reductase complex selenoprotein A, whose amino-acid sequence is MGKLAGKKLILLGERDGVPGPAMEACLKDCGAEIAFAVTECFVUTAAGAMDLQNQQRVKDIAEKFGAENVVVILGSSDAEGAEIYAETVTAGDPTYAGPLAGVSLGLPVYHIFDPEIKAEADPAQWEEQVSMMEMVLDPEALSEAVKKMRDAHSKHTL